The genomic interval TGGATGGCATTTGCAAGTCCAGAAAGCAAATTTGTTTCCCCTTCCTCACAGACCTTCTCAATTTCCTGAGAGAGATTACGGAGGGCTTTTGCTTGCTTCTTCAGCTCAGCAATGAGATTTTCCCAGCCTGTTTGCAGATGTGATTCTGACTCTGCGCTATGGGATAGCGTGCCGATTGCTAAGTGTCTGCGGACAATCTCTGCCGCTAAACTTTGAGCTTCCTCCATCTCAATCTGCTCCATGTAGGGAGTGAGTTCAGGAGGGGCAACGTCAGCAAGATTATCAGTATTGCTCACATTGAGAGTATGCTTTGATGCACTAACAGCATCTTTCAGAGCCATGTCCCTTTGTTTCAAGGTTTCATTGGCTTTGACCAAGTCCTTTTGAAGCTCATCAAATTTTTCCTGAAAATTCATTGTTAGATTCTGAAGCGAATAGGCAAGCTCGGCGCTAATGCAGGCATTCTTGATGACATCCTGTGAAAAAGCACTATTTGCTAGTTTACCCGTCTCAAGCTTGTCCACCTCTGCCAAGAACATGGTCTCCAGCATAAGTTTTCTTGTAAGTACATCAGCATAAACAATTGAGAGACAGCCATCACAGTTCTTCTTGATGTTTTCAGCATCCTTGTGAATGGAGTTTAGGGCCAACATAATATCAGAGTTCAGGTCCTGCAGAGAGAAACCCATTCTCTCCAGAACTTCAGCCTCAAAGGATAATGTTCTGGCAAACCGTTTTATATTTTCCTTCATTGATTGCACATCTGGTGCATCAAAGATCTGGCACGACTCATAGAATGTGCTGCCCTTCCTCAGGTACGTGGTGGCACAAACCAGCCGTTTCTCTACTTCTGCAAGGGTACAAACGAGAGATTCAGCTGAACTCGTCTCTTTCTGATTGCTGAGAATTTCTCTGACTCTTTCTGTGCAAGACTCTACCAGTGCCAATGCCTTCTCATATTCATCAGTGTCCTGCTCACCAAAAGTCTTCTGACTAGATTCATCCATTGGTAATTCATCACAGGTTTTAGTTGTGCAGTCCTCCATGGTAGCTCTGGTGCTCAGGTGTTCCTGCATGGCTGAAAGATCAGGCTGGTCCCGTATCTTCTCTGTGAGGTGTCTGAGTTTCTCCTCCGTGGCCAATAGTTTGGTTTCCAGCGCATGTATGATGGAGATGAACTTCTCTGGATCTTTGCACTGCTGGAATGAACTGTCACTGACTACACTGATATCTTGGGTCAGGCTCAGGTCATGCATGTGGTCTAGGCTCAGATCTTGTGTCAGATCCAAAGAcgtgttttccatttgaaatttGTCTGCTCCCTGGGACCGGTGATAGGATTGGCACTGGATGGTGGAAAAGCGAATCCTCTGCCGCTTTACCAAGGAcatttctgtctctgagctGCTTCTTGCAAGCACAAGTGGGGAAGGACTTGAGGATGCGGAAACATCATGTTGCATCTCTTTCAAACCCTCAAGCAAGTCTTCGTGTGAGCGGCAACGTCGCATCCTGAGATCTGCATATCCAAGTCGCAAGGCATTGAGGTGTTCCTCCAGCTCAGCAATTCGATCCTCTGCAACCACCAGTTTTGCCTGCAGTTCCTGTTCTGCTCTTCGGGACTCTACCAGTCCCGGATAGTCATGCTCCATTTTTGAAAGTAGTTCCTCTTTTTGCTGCAAGCAAAGTTCTGTTTCTTCTAGACTACTGCCTAAGGCAGCCATCTTTATGAGGGCCTCACTCAAGTCCTGCTCTTTCTGTCTGATTAGCTGCTCATACATTTCCTTTGTCTGCTTCACTTCCTCTTCCTTCTCTCGTAGAACATGACTTATCCTAGCAAATTCTTCTGAGACGCGCTCATACGAGCTCTCAAGGGAGTGATAGTCTGTTTCCACCGTCGTTAAACATGCCTGTTGCTTTCCAACCTCTCGGTCGGCCTCTGCAATTTGATTGAGGAGTTCTTGACAGCGGCAAGTAAGCTGGTCACGTTCTTCTTCCAGCCTCCTCACACTCTCCCGCAGCATTTCCACCATATCCGTCTGCGCCTCCAACTCCTGCTGAAGACGATGGACTTCCTCCCTGAGTCCCATAGTTTGCATCCCACCACTCCCTCTCAGCAACGCCTCCACCTGTTCTTGTGCCTCTTGCAGTTGCTCTTCTATTTCACGCCTCCTCTCTTCGGATTCTGCCAACCTCCAGGTCAGCCCCTGTCGCTCCCGCTCGTGTTTCTCCTCCAGGCACCGCTGCTCTTTTCTTTCCCGCTCCTCTCTCATAGTCTGAGCTTCCTCGATGGAAATCAGACGCCCGGTGGCCTCAGAGAGTCTCTCCTGTAACCTCTGCACCTCTCTGTGCTGGTCCCTCTGCAAAGCTTGCTGCTGTTCGAGCTGTCTTAACTCTTGGTTCTTCTCTAGCAAACTGGCTTCAACTTGACGTAGACGTTCCTCACTCTCTCGCAGCTGTGACCGCAATGTCATCTCATTTCGGACCCATTCTTCTTCACGTTCTTGACAGCGAACCCGCTCAATTTTCAGCTCGCTGCGCATTCGTGCCACTGCCTGCTCGCTCACTACAATCTCCGCCATGGCAGATGTTAGCTTTTCCTCCAAGGCCTCTATCTCTGCCTCATGGTGTCCTATAATATCTTTTGCTTCGCTGTAGCTACGCCTCAAGCTGCTAACTTGTTGACTGGCCTTATCTTGCTTCCGTCGCTGGGAATCCAGCTCGGACTTTAGATCCTGGTTCAGTTTGCTGAGGCGCTGCCATGGCGCTCGGTGAACAGCGGTAGACGCTGCATCAGGTGAAGGCTTTGTAGCGGCCGTGTCACTCTTTAAGAGATTAAGAGGAAAGTACAATTAGTAACAGGAAGTCTTCTCTTTCATAGCCACATACATGATGCTCAACATCTTCTAGGCTGTGGCTGGGAACCCAGGAACGTTTGGAGTTTAATTTCCGAAGTTATATACTTACTTAAGCTTTCCACTGTGCTTTTTCAAGATGGAGAAAATGGTGCTCAACAATGAGGGAAAAATGTGAACAACAactaaaaaggaaaataaatgatcTAAAGAGGCTGTGGAACTACAGAATGCAATGCAACCGTGTCTTTGTGGATAATATAAATGGCATTGTACAGAAAAAATACAAGAGGAAAACTAAAAAGAATAAGGAAGAAACAGATGGAGTAACACTACACCAGATTATAAAACAGCAACTAAAGGAAAATGAAGAACAGAGGAATAATTCCACTATGCAAATTATGCAAAGAATGACAAGATGAAAGagacaacaaacaaaaagtagAAAAGCACAGCTGAAAGCTTGTCAGATGTTTACTTTTGTTATCTTCAGAAAACTTGTGGTTTGGTTACAAGAATTTTAACCAAAACCCAGTCAGAGCCCAGGGAAAGAAAGACATTGCAGATCAGTTAGTACCACTCATGCAGATAGTTTCATTAACACCCAAAAATTATATTAgtattgaattaaaaataaaaaagagccACAAAAACTACAGAAGATTTTGATTTCTGTATCTTTTCTGGCTAAGTTCACTTCTTCTGTTTGGGTACCTGTAGTACGTATCCTTCCCGTGCGTTCTGCTCTCTCCCACGCGCATCCTGAAGTTGCTCCTGTAAGACGGTGTTCTGCTGCTGGAGTCTGGCTAGCTCCCTTTGTGCCTGACCCAACTGTGGACATCAGAGAACATCAGAGGAAAGCAATAAGATTTGAACAAGGAAATATAAAATGTTCAGAACTGATCTGAATGCAATCAAAAAACCTCAATCAAAAAGTAGTAGGAACCTGCACATACACATCATTTTATGAAGGAAAATGAGGCAAGAAGTAAACACTGATGtttcagggctccagactgcagCTAAATGGTTGCACTTTGCGACCCTTTTCCTGCTGGTGTGACTACATTTTGGTGCGACCACCACGTTGCCCAACTGATGAGAGCTGCCATTTCTGTTGCACATAATGCATATGAGAAACagcaaacaaaatgaaatgaaagtggAACAAAACCACATTACTCATTTGAGCTGCGAAGCACAGACCGTTTATCAGCTCGGACAATAATAAACAGCACAACGCAGCGCAAACTCAGAACAGGCTCTCGGGCGCAGATCTCGATCACGTGATACTGTTACTACACAGCGCTGGGAGACCCAGTGAGAAAGCATTTGAATTCACCGCAGAATTAATAACATCGCAGCGAGATCTAGTGGGAAGCATTTAAATTTGGCAAAGTATTCTCTGTTATAAAGTACAGCTATCAGATCAAACAGTGCTGATGTGGAAACCAGCAGAAATATTGAGACCTGAATGAACAAGTTATATAAGGCTCTCcagtccacaaaaaaaaaaaaaaaaaaaaatcaccaacattcaccatggatttaatgtagtaacGCAAACTTTAACCATGGTCGCAGAAATAGTcgaatgtttttacattattcatttcagggttcatatgcaaacttttgagAGTGAAATCCAAGAacttttcaaggacttttaaaagtgcttcacactttttccaacacttcaaagctttaattttaatgttatttttaatgtgatttgtaaaactaaaagttaaaagatgaaggaaaactaatgcttcatagcaaacaaacttttattatcTTATTAGACATTTCCACTCCCTAATATATGGAAAAGTAGGAAAAGTCATtaagtctcatgaaaaacaaaaacttttattcaaattgtgactgaattacacagaaagcaagtAAAGAGTGCTCCTtctataatcactgaagctgtcagtcagttaTGGTACATATAAAAAGAGtggaaaatgtactttttttcccTATAAAAATGAGGTTTTTGCACATTACTGTTGttaataaaagtttttaaataattatagataaaatactaattttttatttgcatcTCAATTCAAGCTCAGTGCTGTAAGACTGAAAACatcttaagatattttaaaacgaacaaagacatttgctttactgtttcaacCCCCTCTCTCTTGCTACAAGGGCCATTTGGAAGGCACAAAGGTGTTGAAGGTGATCAAGGCCTGTAGgccaaaatgtatatacatcgGGGGTCTACAAATGgtcacacctttagtacagtgggggaagttttaatgtcctgattggtcagtttgaatgtctcatattttggtttcagtcacatggtcaaggaagggataaaagaggattgtaactgttgctctggctctttgattcttggcttttcttgggctctctctctctttctctttcactctctctctctatctctcaggtaacttttgacatacatgctgggtacgattaatggtatatgattttatcatctcatacatctattttgtaattattttaagtgtaaccataatcagatattgtcattaaaccctttctattacaaatgatgtgctaactagttttgatttagtattaacattaatgtgctccctattgcaatacaatattgtcacactgtagcaacgctctcccacatattttgctattataactgcgcttatttccgtcgttggtataagttgcagtgggtggttatagacaagaaatgtacagttttctgcCATCTTGCTGATAACGTTTCTTTAGTCGCTCGGCAACCCTACAGCCTGAACCCCTGTAGGAGGTCCACCGTTACAGTGCTTTactgtcaaatttccaataaataaacatgtaatattattagtaactgCACTTATTAATGCAAAACTATAGTAATATGATTAAATTACCTTCATGATTAATAACCCACCCCCCAGCACCACCAAATCAGGTGCTGGCGCCACCATCTGTAGAATTTAGTGGCAACAGTGCCACTGTTCTTaaatgttagtctggagccctgtgtTTCTTACCTCCTTTTCCAGTACGGTGGTCATCTCTTGTGGAAGGACTCTTTCTCCAACAGGTACATTTGAGATGTTAGGGGAGCTGCCAGTGATCGGTACCTGCTTTTCCTCTCTGAGGGGCGTTGTTTCTACCTGATGCCACCTCTGCTCAATTTCCACTTGGACATCAGAGTTTCTGCGGGCCGCTCGGTGACCGTTAACCTCCTGTGTGTCTCTGAGCTGGTCCACATCCATTCTCCCCGGTTCCTGTGGCACTTTATGGGGGAGCTTTGACGAGGGCTCTGACACCGTCGTCGCATTGACTCCACCTGCTGTAGGTGCGGTCTGATGGTGGTGCGTATATTCCTGCACCACTTCTTCTTCATCTCGCTGTGGCATCTTGTCAGTATGGCTGGTGGTAGTAATGGAAGACGACGTCTGATGAGAGGAGGTGCTAGAGATGGGAGAGGAGGCagcagaggaggaggaggagggagaaGATGAGATAATGACTGAAGTGTCTGCCCTCTTCATTGAGGGTTGTCCACTCTCATTTTCTTGTCCTGGGCGGAACTCAGACCAGTCAAAGGTTTTAGAGCGTCCCTCTCGCTTGTTGACTCGACTCTTACGCTCAGGAGGAGGCGCTGAGTCTGTGATGTCCTCATGTGACTTTTTAGCTTCAACTACAGAGCTGTTAGAGAGTTGTGAAGAGTTAGGAGGGGGTTGGATGAAGTTTTGCTCCACATTTGATCTGGTTCGCTCTTCTGGAAGGGAACTGTGACATGAGAAGATAATGAATCAATACACTGAGTACAAgtatttgaattattatttgtgTTTGCTAAGGAAAACATCACTGCCACTctctaaatatttgttttatcacAAAGAACTGTTGCACATGGCATTGTGCTCAATCTGAATGTTTACCGAAAACACACAGAGGTCAAAATTATGCCTTAATTGTTGACATAACtccaccaaaatgaaaatgtgttgtCAAACATGCACAGGGTTAACAAAGAGAACTGTGCTACAGCTGTCTAAGAACACACACCCAAACCACTGAAGACAGGATGGTTTGATTAATGGTTAGTAGGGTGAGGAAAACCATCTGGTCACTGCATGGCATTCAACCACCGTCAAACATGTCGGTAAACACTCATGTGTGTCTGTACACGCTCCAGGGTGTGTTCTAAAAGTGGGCGCTGATGCAATGCTATTTTTTCATCTCCTTTAAAGAATGGAAATAGATGGGGAGAGTGATGAGGTGTGAACATAAAATGTGCTGTACTGGccaaacttaaagggttagttcacccaaaaatgaaaattctgtcatttattactgagcgctttctgtccctccatagagatccaacgcaactaccactttcaaggtccagaaaggtcgaaatgacatcattaaagtactccatgaaaagatcttaatttgtgttccgaagatgaacgaagatttTCCGaatgtggaatgacatgagggtgagtaataaattacagtttttcatttttgggtgaactaaccctttaactacctGCCATCCTGTTTACCAGTATCTTCAACAAAAACTATCAATAGATAAAacttcaaattattaatttgtgcTGAAATATggctgtaaatatatataaatataaaaaacattttcctctCATTTAGTTTTAATGCACTAAAttcattcttttaaaaaagaaaatgcatcaACAGTGTTTTTCAATTATTGGATATTTTTAACTTGTTGGGCCTAAAATAATAATAGGTTTCATCTAATAATTGAATTCTGCCATGCGAAGACTCCAAATGACCTTAGCTTTAGCAAATGTCCCATATGGATTAGATTTATAATTAAATGATCTGTTTAGGTCTTTACCAGTTCTTTACTGATATGAAAGCTCAGTTGTGTGTCTACCTAATTTCTAATTACCTTCAGAAATTACACAGAACAACATCATGCCCTAACCAGACATGACataataagcttttttaaatgtgtgtctatgggttttttttttttttaagttgtctGTCTGCAATGAAAAGGTTTAATATAGGTCTGTCCAGTGTGAAGCTGATAAAATGTCCTTCAGTCAGACAGGATTTCACACGTATCACTTTATCATGTTGCGTCTGGTTAGCATGTGGTGTGAAACAGCTGGAATTTTAAATGAGGTAAATGTGTCAAGAGCATTAAATAAGTATAATGCTGTTAAACATAATTAATTAGTCTCAAAAATTAAaagcacaaacaaaaacaatctggCCACATACACAGCAGCgatgcaacacactccaaaataACTAAGCATACATTGTGAAGACTCTTCTATTTCATTTATCTCTATCCATTCTGTTTGATTCAGAGTGGCTgatttttaacatgttatttacaatacaattaagtgTACTAAATGAACATGTTAAATTAACAGTCCCATTATAAACAGAGCAAACAGGCAAACGACAGAGGCGAAAGGGAACCGGAATTACTGACATAACAGATAGAAGCCAGAACATCATGAAAGCACATCGCTACGCTCAGCTGACACAACAGCGgccacaaatacacacacaggttAGAATAAGAACAGGAAATGCCAACCTGGGCATAAGAACTGAAAGTTTCAGAGACACATTTTTCCTGTGGTCACATGGACGGAGCaggaaaaacacaagaaaataaattacacaGGTAAGTTAGGAACAGaagaaaactgaaataataataataataaaaaacaaaatcagtttttgaggaaaactcAAGAGGAAAAATGAAAGTTGACATCTTTCCAAAGAAGAGTTAATGCGCTCAAATGCTTTAGGGTAAGCATGTACTGTTTGTATAATGGTGTGGATCTTTAAAGGTAAGGTTTGTCATTTCAGAACCTGCCTGCTGAACGCTGAACCAGTGTTTTTATGCCAGGCCCAGGTGAATAGACTGAAAAACCAATTGTTGCCACTAGAGgtgcagaaatgacacacttcacctttattTTATAGatgaaaactatttttttttcctaattaaGTTAGAGAGGTAAATCTAATTGGTAAATGTTTGATGTTCTCTCATTCTTTTCCAACTAAACATGATGTAGAAGCTCACCGTGTGACATCAGGAGCGACGGTGGGCCGCATGTTCTTCAGAATGGCCTGAATCCAGTTTCTCCGTATCCCAGAAGTCATGGCAGACAGTGTGAATGCCCCTTCCTTACTCTGAGAGGAAGACAAGGACGTGAATGAGGAGATTGATCAGATCAGTGCTGTGGATTGATCAGATCAACTAAAAGAGACTATTTCTGTTCACTTCTTATATTGCTGCTCAATTCGACTTCAAGCGCCACAGAATATACTGTAAATCCAATGAGTTTCTTTTACTTTTACAAGACTTTTCTAGTCATGATTACTGGacaattgtaattaaaaaaaaaaaaaaaaaaaggttaacaagtttatttaaaaaaaattattcaaaggttatctattattttattaacagcTCTCAAACAAATAAGATTCTTTTTGGTTAATTCTTCAGCTCTAAATATTTTAGatccaataaaaataaattattatattcataatattatatatt from Ctenopharyngodon idella isolate HZGC_01 chromosome 23, HZGC01, whole genome shotgun sequence carries:
- the si:ch73-103b11.2 gene encoding centrosome-associated protein CEP250 isoform X3, whose product is MAQSMSAKDNACRKFQANIFNKSKCQNCFKARDAHLLSDEDFTQAKPIYGGWLLLAPEGTNFDNPLHRSRKWQRRFFLLYEHGLLRYALDDMASTLPQGTINLNQCVDVVDGESRTGQKHSLCICTPEKDHYIRAESKEIIHGWQEALMVFPRTNKQNQKKKRKVETPTPQAAALLTGRCSQQNMNGFIEPGPAKVTVTSTSSSSSMVCLPSTIAQAERVPPTRATLWQEETWSRATIPTSCSTGSLSQLDSGNLSAGRKPRVESGYFSLEKPKPEEDEGRQHQPQQEREPLPQQQPPPLLSSSSASSSSSSRSRYLSFDPELFSSPVSSHKHTSHNPHAAANTQISGDVCVTHNARAHKHNTQRLSKSEEHLSVDAPSLEFSPSSDANPCPLPSPDTLSSPNSHTCHANILPSSLSSSQSSLDSEQSPESRVGGAPGRAGRGGQGYAALADVPRARRLSHREAYRSSQKRQELRARARSPGREEVERLFGRERRRSQVIERFECHDDVNTPEQMDTTNSSTDPAPSYSKTANQRAGRNERRLSNQKQEFSLDSAKCRTDEVSSLAGYRRAKSLDRRATETLMTPDLLNFKKGWMTKLYEDGLWKKHWFVLTDQSLRFYRDSIAEEAADLDGEIDLSTCYDVTEFPVQRNYGFQILSKEGAFTLSAMTSGIRRNWIQAILKNMRPTVAPDVTRKNVSLKLSVLMPSSLPEERTRSNVEQNFIQPPPNSSQLSNSSVVEAKKSHEDITDSAPPPERKSRVNKREGRSKTFDWSEFRPGQENESGQPSMKRADTSVIISSSPSSSSSAASSPISSTSSHQTSSSITTTSHTDKMPQRDEEEVVQEYTHHHQTAPTAGGVNATTVSEPSSKLPHKVPQEPGRMDVDQLRDTQEVNGHRAARRNSDVQVEIEQRWHQVETTPLREEKQVPITGSSPNISNVPVGERVLPQEMTTVLEKELGQAQRELARLQQQNTVLQEQLQDARGREQNAREGYVLQSDTAATKPSPDAASTAVHRAPWQRLSKLNQDLKSELDSQRRKQDKASQQVSSLRRSYSEAKDIIGHHEAEIEALEEKLTSAMAEIVVSEQAVARMRSELKIERVRCQEREEEWVRNEMTLRSQLRESEERLRQVEASLLEKNQELRQLEQQQALQRDQHREVQRLQERLSEATGRLISIEEAQTMREERERKEQRCLEEKHERERQGLTWRLAESEERRREIEEQLQEAQEQVEALLRGSGGMQTMGLREEVHRLQQELEAQTDMVEMLRESVRRLEEERDQLTCRCQELLNQIAEADREVGKQQACLTTVETDYHSLESSYERVSEEFARISHVLREKEEEVKQTKEMYEQLIRQKEQDLSEALIKMAALGSSLEETELCLQQKEELLSKMEHDYPGLVESRRAEQELQAKLVVAEDRIAELEEHLNALRLGYADLRMRRCRSHEDLLEGLKEMQHDVSASSSPSPLVLARSSSETEMSLVKRQRIRFSTIQCQSYHRSQGADKFQMENTSLDLTQDLSLDHMHDLSLTQDISVVSDSSFQQCKDPEKFISIIHALETKLLATEEKLRHLTEKIRDQPDLSAMQEHLSTRATMEDCTTKTCDELPMDESSQKTFGEQDTDEYEKALALVESCTERVREILSNQKETSSAESLVCTLAEVEKRLVCATTYLRKGSTFYESCQIFDAPDVQSMKENIKRFARTLSFEAEVLERMGFSLQDLNSDIMLALNSIHKDAENIKKNCDGCLSIVYADVLTRKLMLETMFLAEVDKLETGKLANSAFSQDVIKNACISAELAYSLQNLTMNFQEKFDELQKDLVKANETLKQRDMALKDAVSASKHTLNVSNTDNLADVAPPELTPYMEQIEMEEAQSLAAEIVRRHLAIGTLSHSAESESHLQTGWENLIAELKKQAKALRNLSQEIEKVCEEGETNLLSGLANAIQMSSWRSDSSSLCMREALMQAQVAYVACRLRASHTRELSLCQETSRNMAALVQEHAESVAAIQRHYQSCLEKEHLSFTGTISSLQEENDMLRGELSYKLRELQEQRQSLTQLEEAFHREKEELKSRHAEEMGKAEQEQITRELDLMEHAAHNQRRLETLLQEMEDAELRHKEHIQKLEQEFHGKVQELQHTNREELHKLQECYSQTICSLEERSERVENKAEVDTCPMEEGDGSDQVTCRDSEALLRVRELEMQLSSMREELEQKPLDGDLTSLREKYQRDLDSLKATCERGFAAMEETHQKVIEDIQRQHQREVRKLLEEKERLLEEETNATIAAIEAMKNAHREELEKTQRSQMSGVSADIQELRRQYEEELQSIHRELEVLSEQYSQKCLENAHLAQALEAERQALGQCQRENQKLHIHNQELNHRLNEEITRMHSCISGDKLSSSLTQGKDIYELEVLLRVKESEIQYLKQEINSLKDELQSALRDKKYASDKYKDIYTELSIVKAKADCDINKLREKLLAATEALGELDAEGSGVTAGYVHKRKMRQKMSSSIFVFNADIMKSKSNPDFLKKEKSRQIRGVRSKAESEGLVGGS
- the si:ch73-103b11.2 gene encoding centrosome-associated protein CEP250 isoform X12, whose translation is MAQSMSAKDNACRKFQANIFNKSKCQNCFKARDAHLLSDEDFTQAKPIYGGWLLLAPEGTNFDNPLHRSRKWQRRFFLLYEHGLLRYALDDMASTLPQGTINLNQCVDVVDGESRTGQKHSLCICTPEKDHYIRAESKEIIHGWQEALMVFPRTNKQNQKKKRKVETPTPQEPGPAKVTVTSTSSSSSMVCLPSTIAQAERVPPTRATLWQEETWSRATIPTSCSTGSLSQLDSGNLSAGRKPRVESGYFSLEKPKPEEDEGRQHQPQQEREPLPQQQPPPLLSSSSASSSSSSRSRYLSFDPELFSSPVSSHKHTSHNPHAAANTQISGDVCVTHNARAHKHNTQRLSKSEEHLSVDAPSLEFSPSSDANPCPLPSPDTLSSPNSHTCHANILPSSLSSSQSSLDSEQSPESRVGGAPGRAGRGGQGYAALADVPRARRLSHREAYRSSQKRQELRARARSPGREEVERLFGRERRRSQVIERFECHDDVNTPEQMDTTNSSTDPAPSYSKTANQRAGRNERRLSNQKQEFSLDSAKCRTDEVSSLAGYRRAKSLDRRATETLMTPDLLNFKKGWMTKLYEDGLWKKHWFVLTDQSLRFYRDSIAEEAADLDGEIDLSTCYDVTEFPVQRNYGFQILSKEGAFTLSAMTSGIRRNWIQAILKNMRPTVAPDVTRSLPEERTRSNVEQNFIQPPPNSSQLSNSSVVEAKKSHEDITDSAPPPERKSRVNKREGRSKTFDWSEFRPGQENESGQPSMKRADTSVIISSSPSSSSSAASSPISSTSSHQTSSSITTTSHTDKMPQRDEEEVVQEYTHHHQTAPTAGGVNATTVSEPSSKLPHKVPQEPGRMDVDQLRDTQEVNGHRAARRNSDVQVEIEQRWHQVETTPLREEKQVPITGSSPNISNVPVGERVLPQEMTTVLEKELGQAQRELARLQQQNTVLQEQLQDARGREQNAREGYVLQSDTAATKPSPDAASTAVHRAPWQRLSKLNQDLKSELDSQRRKQDKASQQVSSLRRSYSEAKDIIGHHEAEIEALEEKLTSAMAEIVVSEQAVARMRSELKIERVRCQEREEEWVRNEMTLRSQLRESEERLRQVEASLLEKNQELRQLEQQQALQRDQHREVQRLQERLSEATGRLISIEEAQTMREERERKEQRCLEEKHERERQGLTWRLAESEERRREIEEQLQEAQEQVEALLRGSGGMQTMGLREEVHRLQQELEAQTDMVEMLRESVRRLEEERDQLTCRCQELLNQIAEADREVGKQQACLTTVETDYHSLESSYERVSEEFARISHVLREKEEEVKQTKEMYEQLIRQKEQDLSEALIKMAALGSSLEETELCLQQKEELLSKMEHDYPGLVESRRAEQELQAKLVVAEDRIAELEEHLNALRLGYADLRMRRCRSHEDLLEGLKEMQHDVSASSSPSPLVLARSSSETEMSLVKRQRIRFSTIQCQSYHRSQGADKFQMENTSLDLTQDLSLDHMHDLSLTQDISVVSDSSFQQCKDPEKFISIIHALETKLLATEEKLRHLTEKIRDQPDLSAMQEHLSTRATMEDCTTKTCDELPMDESSQKTFGEQDTDEYEKALALVESCTERVREILSNQKETSSAESLVCTLAEVEKRLVCATTYLRKGSTFYESCQIFDAPDVQSMKENIKRFARTLSFEAEVLERMGFSLQDLNSDIMLALNSIHKDAENIKKNCDGCLSIVYADVLTRKLMLETMFLAEVDKLETGKLANSAFSQDVIKNACISAELAYSLQNLTMNFQEKFDELQKDLVKANETLKQRDMALKDAVSASKHTLNVSNTDNLADVAPPELTPYMEQIEMEEAQSLAAEIVRRHLAIGTLSHSAESESHLQTGWENLIAELKKQAKALRNLSQEIEKVCEEGETNLLSGLANAIQMSSWRSDSSSLCMREALMQAQVAYVACRLRASHTRELSLCQETSRNMAALVQEHAESVAAIQRHYQSCLEKEHLSFTGTISSLQEENDMLRGELSYKLRELQEQRQSLTQLEEAFHREKEELKSRHAEEMGKAEQEQITRELDLMEHAAHNQRRLETLLQEMEDAELRHKEHIQKLEQEFHGKVQELQHTNREELHKLQECYSQTICSLEERSERVENKAEVDTCPMEEGDGSDQVTCRDSEALLRVRELEMQLSSMREELEQKPLDGDLTSLREKYQRDLDSLKATCERGFAAMEETHQKVIEDIQRQHQREVRKLLEEKERLLEEETNATIAAIEAMKNAHREELEKTQRSQMSGVSADIQELRRQYEEELQSIHRELEVLSEQYSQKCLENAHLAQALEAERQALGQCQRENQKLHIHNQELNHRLNEEITRMHSCISGDKLSSSLTQGKDIYELEVLLRVKESEIQYLKQEINSLKDELQSALRDKKYASDKYKDIYTELSIVKAKADCDINKLREKLLAATEALGELDAEGSGVTAGYDIMKSKSNPDFLKKEKSRQIRGVRSKSLKEGLTVQERMKLFETKDSRKI